From a region of the Balaenoptera musculus isolate JJ_BM4_2016_0621 chromosome 15, mBalMus1.pri.v3, whole genome shotgun sequence genome:
- the SMOX gene encoding spermine oxidase isoform X4 encodes MQSCESSGDSADDPLSRGLRRRGQPRVVVIGAGLAGLAAAKALLEQGFTDVTVLEASSRIGGRVQSVKLGHATFELGATWIHGSHGNPIYHLAEANGLLEETTDGERSVGRISLYSKNGVACYLTNRGCRIPKDVVEEFSDLYNEVYNLTQEFFRHGKPVNAESQNSVGVFTREEVRNRIRGDPDDPEATKRLKLAMIQQYLKVESCESSSHSMDEVSLSAFGEWTEIPGAHHIIPSGFMRVVELLAEGIPAHIIQLGKPVRCVHWDQASSCPRGPEIEPRGEGNHNHDTGEGNQGGEEPQGERQDEDEQWPVVVECEDCEVIPADHVIVTVSLGVLKTQHASFFRPGLPAEKVAAIHRLGIGTTDKIFLEFEEPFWGPECNSLQFVWEDEAESHTLTYPPELWYRKICGFDVLYPPERYGHVLSGWICGEEALVMEKCDDEAVAEICTEMLRQFTGNPNIPKPRRILRSAWGSNPYFRGSYSYTQVGSSGADVEKLAKPLPYTESSKTAHLLRRSPKVLSSGKLCVISLTVGLFCGLSAPRPNTHHVTYDAI; translated from the exons ATGCAAAGTTGTGAATCCAGTGGTGACAGTGCGGATGACCCTCTCAGTCGTGGCCTGCGGAGAAGGGGACAGCCTCGTGTGGTGGTGATCGGCGCTGGCTTGGCTGGCCTGGCTGCTGCCAAAGCACTTCTGGAGCAGGGCTTTACGGATGTCACTGTGCTTGAGGCTTCCAGCCGCATTGGAGGCCGCGTACAGAGCGTGAAACTTG GACACGCCACCTTTGAGCTGGGAGCCACGTGGATCCATGGCTCCCACGGGAATCCCATCTATCATCTAGCAGAAGCCAATGGCCTTCTGGAAGAGACAACTGATGGAGAGCGCAGTGTGGGCCGCATCAGCCTCTACTCCAAGAATGGCGTGGCCTGCTACCTCACCAACCGTGGCTGCAGGATCCCCAAGGATGTGGTTGAGGAATTCAGTGATTTATACAACGAG GTCTATAACTTGACCCAAGAGTTCTTCCGGCACGGTAAACCAGTCAATGCTGAGAGTCAGAACAGCGTGGGGGTGTTCACCCGAGAGGAGGTGCGCAACCGCATTAGGGGCGACCCTGATGATCCAGAGGCCACCAAGCGCCTGAAGCTCGCCATGATCCAGCAGTACCTGAAG GTGGAGAGCTGTGAGAGTAGCTCGCACAGCATGGACGAGGTGTCCCTGAGCGCCTTTGGGGAGTGGACTGAGATTCCCGGTGCCCACCACATCATCCCCTCGGGCTTCATGCGGGTTGTGGAGCTGCTGGCTGAGGGCATCCCGGCCCACATCATCCAGCTGGGGAAACCTGTCCGTTGTGTTCACTGGGACCAGGCCTCTTCCTGCCCTCGGGGCCCTGAGATTGAGCCCCGGGGTGAGGGTAACCATAATCATGACACTGGGGAGGGCAACCAGGGTGGAGAGGAGCCCCAGGGGGAGAGGCAGGATGAGGATGAGCAGTGGCCGGTGGTGGTGGAGTGCGAGGACTGTGAGGTGATCCCAGCGGACCACGTGATCGTGACCGTGTCGCTGGGCGTGCTCAAGACGCAGCATGCCAGCTTCTTCCGGCCAGGCCTGCCCGCCGAGAAGGTGGCTGCCATCCACCGACTGGGCATCGGCACCACCGACAAGATCTTTCTAGAATTCGAGGAGCCCTTCTGGGGCCCCGAGTGCAACAGCCTACAGTTTGTGTGGGAGGACGAGGCGGAGAGCCACACGCTTACTTACCCACCCGAGCTCTGGTACCGCAAGATCTGTGGCTTCGATGTCCTCTACCCGCCTGAGCGCTATGGCCACGTGCTGAGTGGCTGGATCTGTGGGGAGGAGGCCCTTGTCATGGAGAAGTGTGATGACGAGGCAGTGGCCGAGATCTGCACAGAGATGCTGCGGCAGTTCACAG GGAACCCCAACATTCCAAAGCCTCGGCGAATTCTGCGCTCGGCCTGGGGCAGCAACCCCTACTTCCGGGGATCCTATTCATATACACAGGTGGGCTCGAGTGGGGCAGATGTGGAGAAGCTGGCCAAGCCCCTGCCATACACGGAGAGCTCCAAGACAGCG CATCTTCTGAGAAGAAGCCCAAAGGTCCTGTCCTCTGGGAAGCTTTGTGTGATCTCCCTGACAGTGGGCCTCTTTTGTGGGCTCTCAGCACCTCGCCCAAACACCCATCACGTCACGTATGACGCCATTTAG
- the SMOX gene encoding spermine oxidase isoform X5, whose amino-acid sequence MQSCESSGDSADDPLSRGLRRRGQPRVVVIGAGLAGLAAAKALLEQGFTDVTVLEASSRIGGRVQSVKLGHATFELGATWIHGSHGNPIYHLAEANGLLEETTDGERSVGRISLYSKNGVACYLTNRGCRIPKDVVEEFSDLYNEVYNLTQEFFRHGKPVNAESQNSVGVFTREEVRNRIRGDPDDPEATKRLKLAMIQQYLKTQHASFFRPGLPAEKVAAIHRLGIGTTDKIFLEFEEPFWGPECNSLQFVWEDEAESHTLTYPPELWYRKICGFDVLYPPERYGHVLSGWICGEEALVMEKCDDEAVAEICTEMLRQFTGNPNIPKPRRILRSAWGSNPYFRGSYSYTQVGSSGADVEKLAKPLPYTESSKTAQGSSSKQLPGHLLSSKCPEQSLEPNRGSIKPMQVLFSGEATHRKYYSTTHGALLSGQREAARLIEMYRDLFQQGT is encoded by the exons ATGCAAAGTTGTGAATCCAGTGGTGACAGTGCGGATGACCCTCTCAGTCGTGGCCTGCGGAGAAGGGGACAGCCTCGTGTGGTGGTGATCGGCGCTGGCTTGGCTGGCCTGGCTGCTGCCAAAGCACTTCTGGAGCAGGGCTTTACGGATGTCACTGTGCTTGAGGCTTCCAGCCGCATTGGAGGCCGCGTACAGAGCGTGAAACTTG GACACGCCACCTTTGAGCTGGGAGCCACGTGGATCCATGGCTCCCACGGGAATCCCATCTATCATCTAGCAGAAGCCAATGGCCTTCTGGAAGAGACAACTGATGGAGAGCGCAGTGTGGGCCGCATCAGCCTCTACTCCAAGAATGGCGTGGCCTGCTACCTCACCAACCGTGGCTGCAGGATCCCCAAGGATGTGGTTGAGGAATTCAGTGATTTATACAACGAG GTCTATAACTTGACCCAAGAGTTCTTCCGGCACGGTAAACCAGTCAATGCTGAGAGTCAGAACAGCGTGGGGGTGTTCACCCGAGAGGAGGTGCGCAACCGCATTAGGGGCGACCCTGATGATCCAGAGGCCACCAAGCGCCTGAAGCTCGCCATGATCCAGCAGTACCTGAAG ACGCAGCATGCCAGCTTCTTCCGGCCAGGCCTGCCCGCCGAGAAGGTGGCTGCCATCCACCGACTGGGCATCGGCACCACCGACAAGATCTTTCTAGAATTCGAGGAGCCCTTCTGGGGCCCCGAGTGCAACAGCCTACAGTTTGTGTGGGAGGACGAGGCGGAGAGCCACACGCTTACTTACCCACCCGAGCTCTGGTACCGCAAGATCTGTGGCTTCGATGTCCTCTACCCGCCTGAGCGCTATGGCCACGTGCTGAGTGGCTGGATCTGTGGGGAGGAGGCCCTTGTCATGGAGAAGTGTGATGACGAGGCAGTGGCCGAGATCTGCACAGAGATGCTGCGGCAGTTCACAG GGAACCCCAACATTCCAAAGCCTCGGCGAATTCTGCGCTCGGCCTGGGGCAGCAACCCCTACTTCCGGGGATCCTATTCATATACACAGGTGGGCTCGAGTGGGGCAGATGTGGAGAAGCTGGCCAAGCCCCTGCCATACACGGAGAGCTCCAAGACAGCG CAAGGAAGCTCCTCAAAGCAGCTGCCTGGTCACCTTTTATCTTCCAAGTGCCCAGAACAGTCCCTGGAACCTAATAGGGGCTCCATAAAG CCCATGCAGGTGCTGTTCTCAGGTGAGGCCACCCACCGCAAGTACTATTCCACCACCCATGGTGCTCTGCTCTCTGGCCAGCGCGAGGCTGCCCGTCTCATTGAGATGTACCGAGACCTCTTCCAGCAGGGGACCTGA
- the SMOX gene encoding spermine oxidase isoform X2: protein MQSCESSGDSADDPLSRGLRRRGQPRVVVIGAGLAGLAAAKALLEQGFTDVTVLEASSRIGGRVQSVKLGHATFELGATWIHGSHGNPIYHLAEANGLLEETTDGERSVGRISLYSKNGVACYLTNRGCRIPKDVVEEFSDLYNEVYNLTQEFFRHGKPVNAESQNSVGVFTREEVRNRIRGDPDDPEATKRLKLAMIQQYLKVESCESSSHSMDEVSLSAFGEWTEIPGAHHIIPSGFMRVVELLAEGIPAHIIQLGKPVRCVHWDQASSCPRGPEIEPRGEGNHNHDTGEGNQGGEEPQGERQDEDEQWPVVVECEDCEVIPADHVIVTVSLGVLKTQHASFFRPGLPAEKVAAIHRLGIGTTDKIFLEFEEPFWGPECNSLQFVWEDEAESHTLTYPPELWYRKICGFDVLYPPERYGHVLSGWICGEEALVMEKCDDEAVAEICTEMLRQFTGNPNIPKPRRILRSAWGSNPYFRGSYSYTQVGSSGADVEKLAKPLPYTESSKTAVSPMQVLFSGEATHRKYYSTTHGALLSGQREAARLIEMYRDLFQQGT from the exons ATGCAAAGTTGTGAATCCAGTGGTGACAGTGCGGATGACCCTCTCAGTCGTGGCCTGCGGAGAAGGGGACAGCCTCGTGTGGTGGTGATCGGCGCTGGCTTGGCTGGCCTGGCTGCTGCCAAAGCACTTCTGGAGCAGGGCTTTACGGATGTCACTGTGCTTGAGGCTTCCAGCCGCATTGGAGGCCGCGTACAGAGCGTGAAACTTG GACACGCCACCTTTGAGCTGGGAGCCACGTGGATCCATGGCTCCCACGGGAATCCCATCTATCATCTAGCAGAAGCCAATGGCCTTCTGGAAGAGACAACTGATGGAGAGCGCAGTGTGGGCCGCATCAGCCTCTACTCCAAGAATGGCGTGGCCTGCTACCTCACCAACCGTGGCTGCAGGATCCCCAAGGATGTGGTTGAGGAATTCAGTGATTTATACAACGAG GTCTATAACTTGACCCAAGAGTTCTTCCGGCACGGTAAACCAGTCAATGCTGAGAGTCAGAACAGCGTGGGGGTGTTCACCCGAGAGGAGGTGCGCAACCGCATTAGGGGCGACCCTGATGATCCAGAGGCCACCAAGCGCCTGAAGCTCGCCATGATCCAGCAGTACCTGAAG GTGGAGAGCTGTGAGAGTAGCTCGCACAGCATGGACGAGGTGTCCCTGAGCGCCTTTGGGGAGTGGACTGAGATTCCCGGTGCCCACCACATCATCCCCTCGGGCTTCATGCGGGTTGTGGAGCTGCTGGCTGAGGGCATCCCGGCCCACATCATCCAGCTGGGGAAACCTGTCCGTTGTGTTCACTGGGACCAGGCCTCTTCCTGCCCTCGGGGCCCTGAGATTGAGCCCCGGGGTGAGGGTAACCATAATCATGACACTGGGGAGGGCAACCAGGGTGGAGAGGAGCCCCAGGGGGAGAGGCAGGATGAGGATGAGCAGTGGCCGGTGGTGGTGGAGTGCGAGGACTGTGAGGTGATCCCAGCGGACCACGTGATCGTGACCGTGTCGCTGGGCGTGCTCAAGACGCAGCATGCCAGCTTCTTCCGGCCAGGCCTGCCCGCCGAGAAGGTGGCTGCCATCCACCGACTGGGCATCGGCACCACCGACAAGATCTTTCTAGAATTCGAGGAGCCCTTCTGGGGCCCCGAGTGCAACAGCCTACAGTTTGTGTGGGAGGACGAGGCGGAGAGCCACACGCTTACTTACCCACCCGAGCTCTGGTACCGCAAGATCTGTGGCTTCGATGTCCTCTACCCGCCTGAGCGCTATGGCCACGTGCTGAGTGGCTGGATCTGTGGGGAGGAGGCCCTTGTCATGGAGAAGTGTGATGACGAGGCAGTGGCCGAGATCTGCACAGAGATGCTGCGGCAGTTCACAG GGAACCCCAACATTCCAAAGCCTCGGCGAATTCTGCGCTCGGCCTGGGGCAGCAACCCCTACTTCCGGGGATCCTATTCATATACACAGGTGGGCTCGAGTGGGGCAGATGTGGAGAAGCTGGCCAAGCCCCTGCCATACACGGAGAGCTCCAAGACAGCGGTGAGT CCCATGCAGGTGCTGTTCTCAGGTGAGGCCACCCACCGCAAGTACTATTCCACCACCCATGGTGCTCTGCTCTCTGGCCAGCGCGAGGCTGCCCGTCTCATTGAGATGTACCGAGACCTCTTCCAGCAGGGGACCTGA
- the SMOX gene encoding spermine oxidase isoform X3, which produces MQSCESSGDSADDPLSRGLRRRGQPRVVVIGAGLAGLAAAKALLEQGFTDVTVLEASSRIGGRVQSVKLGHATFELGATWIHGSHGNPIYHLAEANGLLEETTDGERSVGRISLYSKNGVACYLTNRGCRIPKDVVEEFSDLYNEVYNLTQEFFRHGKPVNAESQNSVGVFTREEVRNRIRGDPDDPEATKRLKLAMIQQYLKVESCESSSHSMDEVSLSAFGEWTEIPGAHHIIPSGFMRVVELLAEGIPAHIIQLGKPVRCVHWDQASSCPRGPEIEPRGEGNHNHDTGEGNQGGEEPQGERQDEDEQWPVVVECEDCEVIPADHVIVTVSLGVLKTQHASFFRPGLPAEKVAAIHRLGIGTTDKIFLEFEEPFWGPECNSLQFVWEDEAESHTLTYPPELWYRKICGFDVLYPPERYGHVLSGWICGEEALVMEKCDDEAVAEICTEMLRQFTGNPNIPKPRRILRSAWGSNPYFRGSYSYTQVGSSGADVEKLAKPLPYTESSKTAPMQVLFSGEATHRKYYSTTHGALLSGQREAARLIEMYRDLFQQGT; this is translated from the exons ATGCAAAGTTGTGAATCCAGTGGTGACAGTGCGGATGACCCTCTCAGTCGTGGCCTGCGGAGAAGGGGACAGCCTCGTGTGGTGGTGATCGGCGCTGGCTTGGCTGGCCTGGCTGCTGCCAAAGCACTTCTGGAGCAGGGCTTTACGGATGTCACTGTGCTTGAGGCTTCCAGCCGCATTGGAGGCCGCGTACAGAGCGTGAAACTTG GACACGCCACCTTTGAGCTGGGAGCCACGTGGATCCATGGCTCCCACGGGAATCCCATCTATCATCTAGCAGAAGCCAATGGCCTTCTGGAAGAGACAACTGATGGAGAGCGCAGTGTGGGCCGCATCAGCCTCTACTCCAAGAATGGCGTGGCCTGCTACCTCACCAACCGTGGCTGCAGGATCCCCAAGGATGTGGTTGAGGAATTCAGTGATTTATACAACGAG GTCTATAACTTGACCCAAGAGTTCTTCCGGCACGGTAAACCAGTCAATGCTGAGAGTCAGAACAGCGTGGGGGTGTTCACCCGAGAGGAGGTGCGCAACCGCATTAGGGGCGACCCTGATGATCCAGAGGCCACCAAGCGCCTGAAGCTCGCCATGATCCAGCAGTACCTGAAG GTGGAGAGCTGTGAGAGTAGCTCGCACAGCATGGACGAGGTGTCCCTGAGCGCCTTTGGGGAGTGGACTGAGATTCCCGGTGCCCACCACATCATCCCCTCGGGCTTCATGCGGGTTGTGGAGCTGCTGGCTGAGGGCATCCCGGCCCACATCATCCAGCTGGGGAAACCTGTCCGTTGTGTTCACTGGGACCAGGCCTCTTCCTGCCCTCGGGGCCCTGAGATTGAGCCCCGGGGTGAGGGTAACCATAATCATGACACTGGGGAGGGCAACCAGGGTGGAGAGGAGCCCCAGGGGGAGAGGCAGGATGAGGATGAGCAGTGGCCGGTGGTGGTGGAGTGCGAGGACTGTGAGGTGATCCCAGCGGACCACGTGATCGTGACCGTGTCGCTGGGCGTGCTCAAGACGCAGCATGCCAGCTTCTTCCGGCCAGGCCTGCCCGCCGAGAAGGTGGCTGCCATCCACCGACTGGGCATCGGCACCACCGACAAGATCTTTCTAGAATTCGAGGAGCCCTTCTGGGGCCCCGAGTGCAACAGCCTACAGTTTGTGTGGGAGGACGAGGCGGAGAGCCACACGCTTACTTACCCACCCGAGCTCTGGTACCGCAAGATCTGTGGCTTCGATGTCCTCTACCCGCCTGAGCGCTATGGCCACGTGCTGAGTGGCTGGATCTGTGGGGAGGAGGCCCTTGTCATGGAGAAGTGTGATGACGAGGCAGTGGCCGAGATCTGCACAGAGATGCTGCGGCAGTTCACAG GGAACCCCAACATTCCAAAGCCTCGGCGAATTCTGCGCTCGGCCTGGGGCAGCAACCCCTACTTCCGGGGATCCTATTCATATACACAGGTGGGCTCGAGTGGGGCAGATGTGGAGAAGCTGGCCAAGCCCCTGCCATACACGGAGAGCTCCAAGACAGCG CCCATGCAGGTGCTGTTCTCAGGTGAGGCCACCCACCGCAAGTACTATTCCACCACCCATGGTGCTCTGCTCTCTGGCCAGCGCGAGGCTGCCCGTCTCATTGAGATGTACCGAGACCTCTTCCAGCAGGGGACCTGA
- the SMOX gene encoding spermine oxidase isoform X1, translating into MQSCESSGDSADDPLSRGLRRRGQPRVVVIGAGLAGLAAAKALLEQGFTDVTVLEASSRIGGRVQSVKLGHATFELGATWIHGSHGNPIYHLAEANGLLEETTDGERSVGRISLYSKNGVACYLTNRGCRIPKDVVEEFSDLYNEVYNLTQEFFRHGKPVNAESQNSVGVFTREEVRNRIRGDPDDPEATKRLKLAMIQQYLKVESCESSSHSMDEVSLSAFGEWTEIPGAHHIIPSGFMRVVELLAEGIPAHIIQLGKPVRCVHWDQASSCPRGPEIEPRGEGNHNHDTGEGNQGGEEPQGERQDEDEQWPVVVECEDCEVIPADHVIVTVSLGVLKTQHASFFRPGLPAEKVAAIHRLGIGTTDKIFLEFEEPFWGPECNSLQFVWEDEAESHTLTYPPELWYRKICGFDVLYPPERYGHVLSGWICGEEALVMEKCDDEAVAEICTEMLRQFTGNPNIPKPRRILRSAWGSNPYFRGSYSYTQVGSSGADVEKLAKPLPYTESSKTAQGSSSKQLPGHLLSSKCPEQSLEPNRGSIKPMQVLFSGEATHRKYYSTTHGALLSGQREAARLIEMYRDLFQQGT; encoded by the exons ATGCAAAGTTGTGAATCCAGTGGTGACAGTGCGGATGACCCTCTCAGTCGTGGCCTGCGGAGAAGGGGACAGCCTCGTGTGGTGGTGATCGGCGCTGGCTTGGCTGGCCTGGCTGCTGCCAAAGCACTTCTGGAGCAGGGCTTTACGGATGTCACTGTGCTTGAGGCTTCCAGCCGCATTGGAGGCCGCGTACAGAGCGTGAAACTTG GACACGCCACCTTTGAGCTGGGAGCCACGTGGATCCATGGCTCCCACGGGAATCCCATCTATCATCTAGCAGAAGCCAATGGCCTTCTGGAAGAGACAACTGATGGAGAGCGCAGTGTGGGCCGCATCAGCCTCTACTCCAAGAATGGCGTGGCCTGCTACCTCACCAACCGTGGCTGCAGGATCCCCAAGGATGTGGTTGAGGAATTCAGTGATTTATACAACGAG GTCTATAACTTGACCCAAGAGTTCTTCCGGCACGGTAAACCAGTCAATGCTGAGAGTCAGAACAGCGTGGGGGTGTTCACCCGAGAGGAGGTGCGCAACCGCATTAGGGGCGACCCTGATGATCCAGAGGCCACCAAGCGCCTGAAGCTCGCCATGATCCAGCAGTACCTGAAG GTGGAGAGCTGTGAGAGTAGCTCGCACAGCATGGACGAGGTGTCCCTGAGCGCCTTTGGGGAGTGGACTGAGATTCCCGGTGCCCACCACATCATCCCCTCGGGCTTCATGCGGGTTGTGGAGCTGCTGGCTGAGGGCATCCCGGCCCACATCATCCAGCTGGGGAAACCTGTCCGTTGTGTTCACTGGGACCAGGCCTCTTCCTGCCCTCGGGGCCCTGAGATTGAGCCCCGGGGTGAGGGTAACCATAATCATGACACTGGGGAGGGCAACCAGGGTGGAGAGGAGCCCCAGGGGGAGAGGCAGGATGAGGATGAGCAGTGGCCGGTGGTGGTGGAGTGCGAGGACTGTGAGGTGATCCCAGCGGACCACGTGATCGTGACCGTGTCGCTGGGCGTGCTCAAGACGCAGCATGCCAGCTTCTTCCGGCCAGGCCTGCCCGCCGAGAAGGTGGCTGCCATCCACCGACTGGGCATCGGCACCACCGACAAGATCTTTCTAGAATTCGAGGAGCCCTTCTGGGGCCCCGAGTGCAACAGCCTACAGTTTGTGTGGGAGGACGAGGCGGAGAGCCACACGCTTACTTACCCACCCGAGCTCTGGTACCGCAAGATCTGTGGCTTCGATGTCCTCTACCCGCCTGAGCGCTATGGCCACGTGCTGAGTGGCTGGATCTGTGGGGAGGAGGCCCTTGTCATGGAGAAGTGTGATGACGAGGCAGTGGCCGAGATCTGCACAGAGATGCTGCGGCAGTTCACAG GGAACCCCAACATTCCAAAGCCTCGGCGAATTCTGCGCTCGGCCTGGGGCAGCAACCCCTACTTCCGGGGATCCTATTCATATACACAGGTGGGCTCGAGTGGGGCAGATGTGGAGAAGCTGGCCAAGCCCCTGCCATACACGGAGAGCTCCAAGACAGCG CAAGGAAGCTCCTCAAAGCAGCTGCCTGGTCACCTTTTATCTTCCAAGTGCCCAGAACAGTCCCTGGAACCTAATAGGGGCTCCATAAAG CCCATGCAGGTGCTGTTCTCAGGTGAGGCCACCCACCGCAAGTACTATTCCACCACCCATGGTGCTCTGCTCTCTGGCCAGCGCGAGGCTGCCCGTCTCATTGAGATGTACCGAGACCTCTTCCAGCAGGGGACCTGA